The Aedes aegypti strain LVP_AGWG unplaced genomic scaffold, AaegL5.0 Primary Assembly AGWG_AaegL5_hic_scaff_1256_PBJ_arrow, whole genome shotgun sequence genome includes a window with the following:
- the LOC110680377 gene encoding cysteine-rich venom protein 6-like has protein sequence MKLLISLAVIALIYTCVTASNFCSGPNEVYQECGSACEKTCAGLGANQTCNEKCVPGCFCADGFVRLNHSGQCVPSSKCPKVRVRRAPEPLPPLVIPVPIPIPIPVPPIVRPRGPLWWLRPPPPPLFG, from the exons ATGAAGTTACTAATAAGTTTAGCGGTAATTGCGCTAATCTACACTTGCGTTACGGCGTCGAACT TTTGCAGTGGACCCAACGAGGTGTACCAGGAATGTGGCTCAGCTTGCGAGAAGACATGTGCCGGCCTTGGAGCCAACCAGACGTGTAACGAAAAGTGCGTTCCAGGATGCTTCTGCGCGGATGGGTTCGTTCGGCTCAACCATAGCGGCCAGTGCGTACCGAGTTCCAAGTGTCCCAAAGTGAGAGTGCGACGTGCGCCGGAACCTTTGCCTCCGCTGGTAATACCCGTACCAATACCGATTCCAATACCAGTACCACCCATTGTCAGACCACGTGGTCCATTGTGGTGGCTCCGTCCGCCACCACCGCCATTGTTCGGCTAG